The Motacilla alba alba isolate MOTALB_02 chromosome 14, Motacilla_alba_V1.0_pri, whole genome shotgun sequence genome includes a region encoding these proteins:
- the SSTR5 gene encoding somatostatin receptor type 5 — MDPLYFSSTFSAEAAPGQANSSLLPNATENGTLPEPPPFQYIHKVLIPICYLLVCAVGLSGNALVIYVVLRHAKMKTVTNIYILNLAVADVLFMLGLPFLATQNAISYWPFGSFLCRLVMTVDGINQFTSIFCLTVMSMDRYLAVVHPIKSTKWRRPRVAKLISATVWTFSFLVVLPVIIFSDVQEDFQTCNMNWPEPVNVWSAAFIIYTSVLGFFGPLLVICLCYLLIVVKVKSSGIRVGSTRRRRSERKVTRMVVIIVVVFVFCWLPFYTMNIVNLILILPADPVLEGLYFFMVVLSYANSCANPILYGFLSDNFKQSFQKVLCLRKGDGAEDGDPVEHRQENSSRLQESMLTQRNVEFNGHMQTSKV; from the coding sequence ATGGATCCTCTGTACTTTTCCAGCACGTTCAGCGCGGAAGCCGCTCCCGGCCAGGCGAactcctctctgctgcccaaCGCGACGGAGAACGGGACgctcccggagccgccgccgttCCAGTACATCCACAAGGTGCTCATTCCCATCTGCTACCTGCTGGTGTGCGCCGTGGGGCTGAGCGGCAACGCCCTGGTCATCTACGTGGTGCTGCGCCACGCCAAGATGAAAACGGTCACCAACATCTACATCCTCAACCTGGCCGTGGCCGACGTGCTCTTCATGCTGGGCCTGCCCTTCCTGGCCACCCAAAACGCCATCTCCTACTGGCCCTTCGGCTCCTTCCTCTGCCGGCTGGTGATGACCGTGGACGGCATCAACCAGTTCACCAGCATCTTCTGCCTGACGGTGATGAGCATGGACCGCTACCTGGCCGTGGTGCACCCCATCAAATCCACCAAGTGGAGGCGCCCCAGGGTGGCCAAGCTCATCAGCGCCACGGTCTGGACCTTCTCCTTCTTGGTGGTGCTGCCCGTGATCATCTTCTCGGACGTGCAGGAGGATTTCCAGACGTGCAACATGAACTGGCCGGAGCCGGTCAACGTCTGGTCGGCGGCGTTCATCATCTACACCTCGGTGCTGGGCTTCTTCGGCCCTTTGCTGGTCATCTGCCTGTGCTACCTGCTGATCGTGGTCAAGGTCAAGTCCTCGGGGATCCGCGTGGGCTCCACGCGGCGCCGCAGGTCGGAGCGGAAGGTCACCAGGATGGTGGTGATCATCGTGGTGGTCTTCGTGTTCTGCTGGCTGCCCTTCTACACCATGAACATCGTCAACCTGATCCTCATCCTGCCCGCTGACCCCGTCCTGGAGGGGCTCTACTTCTTCATGGTGGTGCTGTCCTACGCCAACAGCTGCGCCAACCCCATCCTCTACGGCTTCCTCTCCGACAACTTCAAGCAGAGCTTCCAGAAGGTTCTCTGCCTCCGCAAGGGCGACGGAGCGGAGGATGGGGACCCCGTGGAGCACCGGCAGGAGAACAGCAGCCGCCTGCAGGAGTCCATGCTGACCCAGAGGAACGTGGAGTTCAACGGGCACATGCAGACCAGCAAGGTCTGA
- the C1QTNF8 gene encoding complement C1q tumor necrosis factor-related protein 8, translated as MSAVVLLLLLLPAGNGASQAEQALPRRRLACVRCCGPSEQPVSIFSQRSARMSGHPEYSVPKIQPTIDITILKGEKGEMGERGFPGAAGKAGERGSRGPSGRKGQKGQPGPQGHSCKQLFAAFSVGRRKPLHSSDYFQHVTFDTELVNLYQHFNMFSGKFFCYVPGIYYFSLNVHTWNFKETYVHLMRNEQAVAILYAQPSDRSIMQSQSLMLDLQEGDEVWIRMFKRERENAIYSEESDVYIIFNGHLIKPALE; from the exons ATGAGCGCCgtggtcctgctgctgctgctgcttcccgcCGGGAATGGCGCATCCCAGGCGGAGCAGGCGCTGCCCAGGCGGCGCCTGGCGTGCGTGAGGTGCTGCGGGCCCTCGGAGCAGCCCGTGTCCATCTTCTCCCAAAGGTCCGCCAGGATGAGCGGCCACCCCGAATATTCCGTGCCCAAAATCCAGCCCACCATCGACATCACCATCCTCAAAG GCGAGAAGGGCGAGATGGGCGAGCGGGGATTCCCTGGAGCGGCCGGGAAGGCGGGAGAGCGAGGATCCCGCGGGCCGAGCGGCCGCAAGGGCCAGAAGGGCCAGCCCGGGCCCCAGGGCCACTCCTGCAAGCAGCTCTTCGCCGCCTTCTCCGTGGGCCGCCGGAAGCCCCTGCACAGCTCCGACTACTTCCAGCACGTCACCTTCGACACGGAGCTCGTCAACCTCTACCAGCACTTCAACATGTTCTCCGGGAAGTTCTTCTGCTACGTCCCTGGGATTTACTACTTCAGCCTCAACGTGCACACCTGGAATTTCAAGGAGACCTACGTGCACCTGATGAGGAACGAGCAGGCCGTGGCCATCCTGTACGCCCAGCCCAGCGACAGGAGCATcatgcagagccagagcctgaTGCTGGATCTGCAGGAAGGGGATGAGGTTTGGATCAGGATGTtcaagagggagagggaaaacgCCATTTACAGCGAGGAGTCAGATGTTTACATCATCTTCAACGGGCACCTGATCAAACCCGCCCTGGAGTAG